A single window of Theropithecus gelada isolate Dixy chromosome 9, Tgel_1.0, whole genome shotgun sequence DNA harbors:
- the LIPN gene encoding lipase member N, with protein MMWLLLTTTCLICGTLNVGGFLDLENEVNPEVWMNTSEIINYNGYPSEEYEVTTEDGYILLVNRIPYGRRHIRSTGPRPVVYMQHALFADNAYWLENYANGSLGFLLADAGYDVWMGNSRGNTWSRRHKTLSETDEKFWAFSFDEMAKYDLPGVIDFIVNKTGQEKLYFIGHSLGTTIGFVAFSTMPELAQRIKMNFALGPVISFKYPTGIFTSFFLLPNSIIKAVFGTKGFFLEDKKKKIPSTKICNNKILWLICSEFMSLWAGSNKKNMNQSRMDVYMSHAPTGSSIQNILHIKQLYQSDEFRAYDWGNEADNMKHYNQSHPPIYDLTAMKVPTAIWAGGHDVLVTPQDVARILPQIKSLHYFKLLPDWNHFDFVWGLDAPQRMYSEIIALMKAYS; from the exons ATGATGTGGCTGCTTTTAACAACAACTTGTttgatctgtggaactttaaatGTTGGTGGATTCCTTGATTTGGAAAATGAAGTGAATCCTGAGGTGTGGATGAATACT AGTGAAATCATCAACTACAATGGCTATCCCAGTGAAGAGTATGAAGTCACCACTGAAGATGGGTACATACTCCTTGTCAACAGAATTCCCTATGGGCGAAGACACATTAGGAGCACAG GTCCCCGGCCAGTTGTGTATATGCAGCAtgccctgtttgcagacaatgcCTACTGGCTTGAGAATTATGCCAATGGAAGCCTTGGATTCCTTCTAGCAGATGCAGGTTATGATGTATGGATGGGAAACAGTCGGGGAAACACTTGGTCAAGAAGACACAAAACACTCTCAGAGACAGATGAGAAATTCTGGGCCTTTAG ttttgATGAAATGGCCAAATATGATCTCCCAGGAGTCATAGACTTCATTGTAAATAAAACTGGTCAGGAGAAATTGTATTTCATTGGACATTCACTTGGCACTACAATAG GGTTTGTAGCCTTTTCCACCATGCCTGAACTGGCACAAAGAATCAAAATGAATTTTGCCTTGGGTCCTGTGATCTCATTCAAATATCCCACGGGCATTTTTACCAGTTTTTTTCTACTTCCAAATTCCATAATCAAG GCTGTTTTTGGTACCAAAGGTTTCTTTTtagaagataagaaaaagaagataccTTCTACCAAAATCTGCAACAATAAGATACTCTGGTTGATATGCAGTGAATTTATGTCCTTATGGGCTGGATCcaacaagaaaaatatgaatcAG AGTCGAATGGATGTGTATATGTCACATGCTCCTACTGGTTCATCAATACAGAACATTCTGCATATAAAACAG CTTTACCAATCTGACGAATTCAGAGCTTATGACTGGGGAAATGAAGCCGATAATATGAAACATTACAATCAG AGTCATCCGCCTATATATGACCTGACTGCCATGAAAGTGCCTACTGCTATTTGGGCTGGTGGACATGATGTCCTTGTAACACCCCAGGATGTGGCCAGGATACTCCCTCAAATCAAGAGTCTTCATTACTTTAAGCTATTGCCAGATTGGAACCACTTTGATTTTGTCTGGGGCCTTGATGCCCCTCAACGGATGTACAGTGAAATCATAGCTTTAATGAAGGCATATTCCTAA